Proteins found in one Numida meleagris isolate 19003 breed g44 Domestic line chromosome 25, NumMel1.0, whole genome shotgun sequence genomic segment:
- the TMCC2 gene encoding transmembrane and coiled-coil domains protein 2 isoform X3, producing the protein MLDKGDVAALGLPSATGHGDADGPICLDVPDGTPDPHRTKAAIEHLHQKILKITEQIKIEQEARDDNVAEYLKLANNADKQQASRIKQVFEKKNQKSAQTIAQLHKKLEHYHKKLKEIEQNGPSRQPKDVFRDMHQGLKDVGANVRSSISGFGGGVVEGVKGGLSGLSQATHTAVVSKPREFASLIRNKFGSADNIAHLKDTLDDGHPEEASRALSGSATLVSSPKYGSDDECSSATSGSAGGSNSGAGPGGLGSPKSNTLEGHHSNFDTILEELREIKDSQSHLEDSMEDLKAQLQRDYTYMTQCLQEERYRYERLEEQLNDLTELHQNEMTNLKQELASMEEKVAYQSYERARDIQEAVESCLTRVTKLELQQQQQQVVQLEGVENANARALLGKFINVILALMAVLLVFVSTIANFITPLMKTRMRILSTALLVLFLFFLWKHWDSITYFLEHVLLPS; encoded by the exons CTGGACAAGGGGGACGTGGCCGCGCTCGGCCTGCCCTCCGCCACCGGCCACGGTGACGCCGACGGCCCCATCTGCCTGGACGTCCCCGATGGCACTCCCGACCCCCACAGGACCAAGGCGGCCATCGAGCACCTGCACCAGAAGATCCTCAAGATCACCGAGCAGATCAAGATCGAGCAGGAAGCTCGCGATGACAACGTGGCCGAGTACCTGAAGCTGGCCAACAACGCGGACAAGCAGCAGGCCTCGCGCATCAAGCAGGTCTTCGAGAAGAAGAACCAGAAATCGGCGCAGACCATCGCTCAGCTGCACAAGAAGCTCGAGCACTACCACAAGAAGCTGAAGGAGATCGAGCAGAACGGCCCATCCCGACAACCCAAAGATGTCTTCCGGGACATGCACCAAGGCCTCAAGGACGTGGGGGCCAACGTCCGCTCCAGCATCAGCGGATTTGGCGGCGGCGTGGTGGAGGGCGTCAAAGGAGGGCTCTCGGGCCTGTCCCAAGCCACCCACACCGCCGTGGTGTCCAAGCCTCGGGAATTCGCCAGCTTGATCCGGAATAAATTCGGCAGCGCAGACAACATCGCCCACCTGAAGGACACGTTGGATGACGGGCACCCCGAGGAGGCCTCGCGGGCGCTCAGCGGTAGTGCCACGTTGGTCTCCAGCCCCAAGTACGGCAGCGATGATGAATGCTCCAGTGCCACCTCGGGGTCGGCCGGTGGTAGCAACTCCGGGGCCGGGCCCGGTGGGTTGGGAAGCCCCAAGTCCAACACGCTGGAGGGTCACCACAGCAACTTCGACACCATCCTGGAGGAGCTGCGGGAGATCAAGGACAGCCAGTCGCACCTGGAGGACTCCATGGAGGACCTGAAGGCGCAGCTGCAGCGGGATTACACCTACATGACGCAGTGTTTGCAAGAGGAGCGCTACAG GTACGAGCgcctggaggagcagctgaacGACCTCACCGAGCTGCACCAGAACGAAATGACCAACCTGAAGCAGGAGCTGGCGAGCATGGAGGAGAAGGTGGCCTACCAGTCCTATGAGAGGGCACGGGACATCCAG GAAGCAGTGGAGTCCTGCCTGACGCGGGTGACcaagctggagctgcagcagcagcagcagcaagtggTGCAGCTGGAAGGAGTGGAGAACGCCAACGCCCGGGCGCTGCTGGGCAAATTCATCAACGTCATCCTGGCCCTGATGGCCGTGCTGCTCGTCTTCGTCTCCACCATCGCCAACTTCATCACTCCGCTTATGAAGACCCGCATGCGCATCCTCAGCACCGCCCTGCTcgtcctcttcctcttcttcctctggaAACACTGGGACTCCATCACCTACTTCCTGGAGCACGTCCTGCTCCCCAGCTGA
- the TMCC2 gene encoding transmembrane and coiled-coil domains protein 2 isoform X2: MQPGSPHRVVLGDPNLLAMELDKGDVAALGLPSATGHGDADGPICLDVPDGTPDPHRTKAAIEHLHQKILKITEQIKIEQEARDDNVAEYLKLANNADKQQASRIKQVFEKKNQKSAQTIAQLHKKLEHYHKKLKEIEQNGPSRQPKDVFRDMHQGLKDVGANVRSSISGFGGGVVEGVKGGLSGLSQATHTAVVSKPREFASLIRNKFGSADNIAHLKDTLDDGHPEEASRALSGSATLVSSPKYGSDDECSSATSGSAGGSNSGAGPGGLGSPKSNTLEGHHSNFDTILEELREIKDSQSHLEDSMEDLKAQLQRDYTYMTQCLQEERYRYERLEEQLNDLTELHQNEMTNLKQELASMEEKVAYQSYERARDIQEAVESCLTRVTKLELQQQQQQVVQLEGVENANARALLGKFINVILALMAVLLVFVSTIANFITPLMKTRMRILSTALLVLFLFFLWKHWDSITYFLEHVLLPS; this comes from the exons CTGGACAAGGGGGACGTGGCCGCGCTCGGCCTGCCCTCCGCCACCGGCCACGGTGACGCCGACGGCCCCATCTGCCTGGACGTCCCCGATGGCACTCCCGACCCCCACAGGACCAAGGCGGCCATCGAGCACCTGCACCAGAAGATCCTCAAGATCACCGAGCAGATCAAGATCGAGCAGGAAGCTCGCGATGACAACGTGGCCGAGTACCTGAAGCTGGCCAACAACGCGGACAAGCAGCAGGCCTCGCGCATCAAGCAGGTCTTCGAGAAGAAGAACCAGAAATCGGCGCAGACCATCGCTCAGCTGCACAAGAAGCTCGAGCACTACCACAAGAAGCTGAAGGAGATCGAGCAGAACGGCCCATCCCGACAACCCAAAGATGTCTTCCGGGACATGCACCAAGGCCTCAAGGACGTGGGGGCCAACGTCCGCTCCAGCATCAGCGGATTTGGCGGCGGCGTGGTGGAGGGCGTCAAAGGAGGGCTCTCGGGCCTGTCCCAAGCCACCCACACCGCCGTGGTGTCCAAGCCTCGGGAATTCGCCAGCTTGATCCGGAATAAATTCGGCAGCGCAGACAACATCGCCCACCTGAAGGACACGTTGGATGACGGGCACCCCGAGGAGGCCTCGCGGGCGCTCAGCGGTAGTGCCACGTTGGTCTCCAGCCCCAAGTACGGCAGCGATGATGAATGCTCCAGTGCCACCTCGGGGTCGGCCGGTGGTAGCAACTCCGGGGCCGGGCCCGGTGGGTTGGGAAGCCCCAAGTCCAACACGCTGGAGGGTCACCACAGCAACTTCGACACCATCCTGGAGGAGCTGCGGGAGATCAAGGACAGCCAGTCGCACCTGGAGGACTCCATGGAGGACCTGAAGGCGCAGCTGCAGCGGGATTACACCTACATGACGCAGTGTTTGCAAGAGGAGCGCTACAG GTACGAGCgcctggaggagcagctgaacGACCTCACCGAGCTGCACCAGAACGAAATGACCAACCTGAAGCAGGAGCTGGCGAGCATGGAGGAGAAGGTGGCCTACCAGTCCTATGAGAGGGCACGGGACATCCAG GAAGCAGTGGAGTCCTGCCTGACGCGGGTGACcaagctggagctgcagcagcagcagcagcaagtggTGCAGCTGGAAGGAGTGGAGAACGCCAACGCCCGGGCGCTGCTGGGCAAATTCATCAACGTCATCCTGGCCCTGATGGCCGTGCTGCTCGTCTTCGTCTCCACCATCGCCAACTTCATCACTCCGCTTATGAAGACCCGCATGCGCATCCTCAGCACCGCCCTGCTcgtcctcttcctcttcttcctctggaAACACTGGGACTCCATCACCTACTTCCTGGAGCACGTCCTGCTCCCCAGCTGA